From the Simplicispira suum genome, the window GGCTGCATGGCTGCCGCGCGCCAGTGGCGTGGTTGTGCAAAGGCTTTGAGGCCAGCGGCCCGGAAGCAGGAAGTTTTGGTCTGTTGGGCCACGAAATACGCGCCCAGGTGGCGCCGCAATTGCTGGCGGGGGCATTGAGCGGCCCCAGTTTTGCCCAGGAAGTGGCGGCTGGACGGCCCACCGCGCTGGTGGCTGCCAGCGAGTATGCCGAGGTGCGCGAGGCGCTGGTGCATGCGTTTCATGGCCCCAGCCTGCGGGTCTATGCCAACGACGACATCGTGGGTGTCGAAGTGGGTGGTGCGGTGAAGAACGTGCTGGCCATTGCCACCGGCCTGTGTGATGGTCTGGCGCTGGGACTCAACGCCCGCGCTGCGCTGATCACGCGCGGCCTGGCCGAAATGACGCGCCTGGGCCTGGCGCTGGGCGCACGTGCGGAAACCTTCATGGGCTTGTCGGGGTTGGGCGATTTGGTGCTCACTTCCACCGGAGATCTCTCGCGCAACCGCCGCGTCGGGCTGTTGCTGGCCCAGGGCAAAACGCTTGAGGAAGCCGTCAATTCGCTGGGCCATGTCGCCGAGGGCGTGTACTGCGCCCGCACCGTGGTGCAGCGCGCACGCCAGTTGGGGGTGGAGATGCCGATCAGCGAAGGCGTGGTGGCGCTGCTTGACGGCAGCCAAACGCCCGCACAAGTGGTGGCTGCGCTGATGGAGCGCGATCCGGCCCCTGAAGTCGTCTGAGCGCGCGAGCCGGGCGCCCGGCCGTGGGCGGCGCGGTCAGTGCACCGCCCGGTACGGTTTTCAGCCCTTGCGCGAGAGCGCGTGCGCTGCGGCCAGCGCCGTCATATTGACTACGCGGCGGACCGTGGAAGAAGGCGTAAGAACATGCGCTGCACCGGCTGCGCCCAGCAGAATCGGGCCAATGGTGGTGCCGTGGCTGCCCGTGGTCTTGAGCACGTTGAACAGAATGTTGGCGGCATCCAGATTCGGGCAGATCAGTATGTTGGCTGAGCCGTGCAGCGTCGAATCCAGCAAGCTGTGCTCCCGGATGCTCTCGGAGAGCGCCGCGTCGCCGTGCAGTTCGCCGTCGCATTCGATGTCGGGCGCAGCGGCGGCAAACAGGTCACGCGCCTCGCGCATTTTTCGGGCGGATGGCCGGCTCGACGAGCCATAGTTCGAGTGCGACAGAAAGGCCACCTTGGGTGGCAGGCCAAAACGGTGCACCACCTTGGCGGCCATCAGGGCGATTTCCGAGAGCTGCAGGGCGTCCGGCTCGTCGTTGATGTAGGTGTCGGCGATGAACAGCGTGTGTTTGTCCAGCATCAGTGCGTTGACGGTGGCGAGGCAATGCGCGCCGGGCTCCACGCCAAAGATGTCGCGAATGTGCTGCAAATGGCTGTCGAACTTGCCCACCAGGCCGCAGAGCATGGCGTCGGCGTCGCCCAGGTGCACCATAAGCGAGGCAATCAGCGTGTTCGAGCGCCGTACGGCCGCCTTGGCTGCTTCGGGCGTGGCACCGTTGCGGCCCATCAGTGCGTGGTAGCTCTCCCAATAGGTGCGAAAGCGCGGGTCGTCCTCGGGGTTGCAGACTTCGACATCGCGTCCCGGCTGGATGCGCAGACCCGCGCGGGCAATGCGCGCTTCGATCACGGCCGGGCGGCCAATCAGGATCGGGCGCGCCAGGCCGTCGTCCACGGCAAACTGTGCTGCGCGCAGTACGCGCTCGTCTTCGCCTTCGGCATAGGCCACACGCTGAGGTTGGGCCTTGGCGATGGCAAAGACCGGGCGCATGAACATGCTGGTCTGGTAGACGAAGCGGGTCAGGTTCTGGCGGTAGGCTTCCAGGTCTTCAATCGGGCGCGTGGCCACGCCAGACTCTTGCGCCGCACGCGCTACGGCCGGGGCGATGCGCAGAATCAGGCGCGCATCGAACGGCGTGGGAATCAGATAGTCGGGGCCGAAGCGCAGCTCCTGGCCGGCGTAGGCAGCCGCCACTTCGTCGCTCATCTCCGCCTTGGCCAGATCGGCGATTTCGCGCACGCAGGCGAGCTTCATCGCCTCGGTGATCTTGGTGGCGCCGCAGTCGAGCGCACCGCGGAAAATGTAGGGGAAGCACAGGACGTTGTTGACCTGGTTCGGGTAGTCCGAGCGCCCGGTGGCGATGATGCAATCGGGCCGCACGGCCTTGGCGAGCTCGGGGCGGATTTCGGGTTCCGGGTTGGCCAGCGCCAGGATGATGGGCTTGTCGGCCATGGTCTTGACCATCTCGGCCGTCAGCACGCCGGGCGCGGAGCAGCCCAGGAACACGTCGGCGCCGTTCACCACGTCGGCCAGCGTACGCGCCTCGGTGGTTTGCGCGTAACGGGCCTTAGAAGCGTCGTAGCCGCCGGGGCGGCCTTCGTAAATCACGCCCTTGGAATCGACCATGAAGACGTTGCTGCGCAGCACGCCCAGGCCCACCATCACGTCCACGCAGGCAAGCGCCGCAGCACCCGCGCCCGAGACCGCCACTTTCACTGCGGCAATGTCTTTGCCGACAAGTTCCAGGCCGTTGAGCAGCGCGGCCGACGAGATGATGGCGGTGCCGTGCTGGTCGTCGTGGAACACCGGAATATTCATGCGCTCGCGCAGCTTTTCCTCGATGTAGAAGCACTCGGGTGCCTTGATGTCTTCGAGGTTGATGCCGCCGAGCGTGGGCTCCAGCGCAGCAATGATCTCGACGAGTTTGTCCGGGTCGTTTTCTGCCAGTTCGATATCGAACACGTCGACCCCGGCGAATTTCTTGAACAAGCACCCCTTGCCTTCCATCACCGGCTTGGATGCCAGCGGGCCGATGTTGCCCAGACCCAGCACGGCGGTGCCGTTGGTGATTACGCCCACGAGGTTGCCGCGCGAGGTGAACTCGAACGCTTGCGATGGGTCGGCCTGGATGTCCAGGCAGGGGTAGGCGACACCGGGTGAATAGGCTAACGCCAGATCGCGCTGGTTGGAAAGCGTCTTGGTAGGGGTGACAGAAATTTTGCCGCGCGTTGGATTGCGGTGGTATTCGCGCGCCGCGTCGCGCAGGGTCATTTCGGCGTTGCTGAGAGGTTCGGTCATGGCGTGGTCCTGAATGCAGTGGCAATGCAAGCTTAGCGGATGGCGGCTGCACCGCACAAAAAAACGCGGCGCCGGGCTTGCCGGGGCCGCGCCTGCGCGCATGGGTGTTTTCAGTGTGCGTCGGCTTGGCGCGCCGCATTCACTGCGGCCGAGGTGTCGCCTTGCGATCCGTTAAAGAACACGTTGAGCAAAACAGCCGTGACCGACGACAGCAGAATGCCCGATTCGATCAGCGGGTGAATCGCATGCGGCATCCATTGGCGGAAGTTGGGCGCCACCAGCGGGATCATGCCCACCCCGATGGAGACGGCAACGATCATGCCGTTGGCCCGGTTGTCGCGGAAATCGACACCGCCCAGGATGCGGATGCCGGTGGCGGTGACCATGCCGAACATCACCAGCCCGGCACCCCCCAGAACGACCGTAGGGAGCGATTCCACCAGCGCGCCCATCTTTGGCAGCACGCCCAGGAAGACGAGGATGACACCGCCGGCGACGCAGACAAAGCGGCTCTTGACGCCAGTGACTGCCACCAGGCCGACGTTCTGCGAGAAGCTGGTGTAGGGAAAGGTGTTGAAGATGCCGCCGATCAGCGTGCCCAGGCCGTCGGTGCGCAGGCCCCGCGCCAGGTCGGCCTGGCTGATTTTTCGGTCGGTCATTTCGCCCAGCGCCAAAAACATGCCGGTCGATTCAATCATTACCACGATCATGATGAGCGTCATGGTGAGAATGAGAATGGGGTCGAAGACGGGCGTGGCGATCTCAAAGGGCAGGATCAGATCAAACCAGGGCGCTTTCGCCACCTTGTCGAAGTGCATCAGCCCCATGGCAGCGGCAGCCACCGCGCCAATGACAATGCCCAGCAGCACCGAAATGTTTCCCAAAAAACCTTTGGCGAAGCGGGCGATCATCAGAATCGAAACCAGCACCAGTGCTGAGATGCCGACGCCCGTCAGATCCGCGTAGCGGGGGTTGGGGATGGTCGGTATCACCGCAAACCCCTTGGGGACGGGGGGCAGCGAACTGCCGGGTGCGCCGACGGTGGCCTGCACCTCGCTGAGCCACTTGACGTAATCGGGATTGACCACGGTCGGTGCAGTGGGTCCGACCGGATTGCCAAAAATCCAATTGATGCCGACACGCATCAGGCTGATGCCGATGACGGCAATGATGGTTCCCGTCACCACCGGCGGAAAGAAGCGCAGCATGCGGCTGACGGCGGGCGCGATGAGGATGGAAATCACCCCCGCGCCAATGATGGAGCCAAAAATCAAGCCGGCGCCAGCGGTTCCGCCCGTGGTCTGCGCCATGGACACCATGGGCGCGACGGAGGCGAAAGTCACCCCCATCATCACCGGCAGCTTGATGCCGAACCACTGGGTTGCCCCCAGCGACTGGATGAGCGTGACCAGGCCACAGCAAAACAGGTCGGCCGAAATCAGCTTGGCCACCTGGTCGGGCGTGAGATTGAGGGCACGCCCGACGATGAGCGGCACGGCGATTGCGCCTGCATACATCACCAGTACGTGCTGCAGGCCCAGCGCAGTCAGCCTGCCCATCGGCAGGTGCTCGTCAACAGGGTGAACAGTCGCTTGCATAAAACGCTCCTTGCGGGTGCGGAGAAAGGGGTGGGTGGCCAACGCCCAGCCGTGCATTGCGACTGAGTCCATACAAAAAGTGTATACAAAACATAAGAAAAACCGACTAGAGAAAAACCCTGTGCCCGTGGGACAGAGGCTCTTGTCCGTCCAATACTTCGGCCTGAGGAGGCGCAGAGTGTTTAGAAAAAATGGCCTCTAGCGCTTGCTGTTAAATAGAATGTTGCTCTCTTTTTGAGAGTAATGTAGCGATTGCGTGCATTGCGCGCAAAAATGCTCCGACCAAAAAAACCGCCCGGAGAGGGCGGTTTGCCAAGAGAGCGAGGGGATTTCAATAGCCCAGCGTCTTGCCGTCCGGGTTGCGTGGGTCCGAGTAGCCGTACAGCACCCCTGCGCGCAGGGCGATGGTCTGGGTGCGGCCCATCGAGGGCTTCACCGCAATGTTGTGGCCGCGCTGGCGCAGCAGCGCCAGGGTGTCGGGCGAGAGGCCTTTTTCCACGCGCAACTCGTCGGGCGTCCACTGGTGGTGCACGCGCGGAGTCGATGCCGCCTCGGCCGGGTTCATGCCGAAATCGATGGTGTTGACCACGGTCTGCAATACCGTGGTGATGATGCGCGCGCCGCCGGGGCTGCCCGTGACGAGCACCGGCTTGCCGTCCTTGAGCACCAGTGTTGGCGTCATGGAGGAGAGCGGGCGCTTGCCGGCCGCCACCGCATTGGCGTCGCCCCCCACCAGGCCGTAGGCGTTGGCGACGCCGGGCTTGGCCGAAAAATCGTCCATTTCGTTGTTGAGCAGGATGCCGGTGCCGGCGGCGACGATGCCGCTGCCGAAGTTGGTGTTCAGCGTGTAGGTCACAGCAACGGCGTTGCCGGCTTGGTCGACCACCGAGAAGTGCGTAGTCTGGTCGCTTTCGTACGGCTGGGGTTTGCCGGGTTGGATGCTCTTGCCCAGGCGTGCGTGGTTGGCGTCGATGCCGGCGCGCAGCGAATCGGCGTAGCGCTTGGAGGTCAGGCCCTTGAGCGGAATTTTCACGAAGTCGGGGTCGCCCAGAAATTCCGCACGGTCGGCGTAGGCCAGCTTCATGCTCTCGGCCATGTAGTGGATGGTCTGCGCGCTGTTGGAACCCCACTCGGCCAGCGGCAGGGGCTCGAGCATGTTGAGGATTTGCACCAGGTGCGGGCCACCCGAGGACGGTGGCGGCATGGTCACGATCTCGTAGCCGCGGTAGCTGCCGTGCGTGGGCACGCGCTCGACCACCTTGTAGTTGCGCAGGTCAGCCAGCGTGAGGGCGCCTTTGTGCGGGGCCATCTCAAAGGCGATTTTCTGTGCAATCGCGCCTTCGTAGAACGCCTTGGCGCCTTCGCTTCCAATCAGGCGCATGGAGGCGGCGAGGTCTTTTTGCACCAGCAGGTCCCCGGCCTTGAGCGGCTCGCCGTTTTTCCAGAAAATCGCCTGCGTGGCCGGCCATTGGCCCATGGACTTTCGGGTCTGCAGCAGCACTTTGGCCAGGGTTTCGCTTACCGGATAGCCTTGCTCGGCCAGCGCGGCGGCAGGGGCCACCACCTTGGCCAGCGGCATCGTGCCCCAGGTCTTCAAGGCGTGCTCCATGCCGGCCACCGTGCCGGGCACGCCCACCGCATAGTGCGTGAAGAGCGATTTGCCGTTCACCACCTTGCCATCAGCGCCCAGGTACATGTCGCGCGTGGCGGCGCTGGGCGCCATTTCGCGAAAGTCGAGCGCCACGCTTTTGCCGGTTTTGGCGTCGTACACCATCATGAAACCGCCGCCACCCAGGTTGCCGGCATTGGGCAAGGCCACGGCCAGGGCAAAGCCGATGCCGACGGCGGCATCCACCGCGTTGCCGCCCGCCTTGAGGATGTCAAGTCCGATCTTCGACGCCAGTTCCTGCTCGGTCGCCACCATGCCGTGGTGCGCCACCACGGGATGGAACACGTCCATGTCGAAGTCGTAGGCGGCGCCAGCCGCTTTGGCGGCTGCGGTTTGCTGTACGGCGGGTGGCGCGGCGGGCTGCGGGGCAACGGCCGGCGACCCGGAACTGCAGGCGGCCAGGTTCAGCAGCGCAAGCGCAAGGCTGCTGGCCAGCAAGGTGTGGCGAATTTTCATGGAGTCTCCTCGGGTTGCAAACGGCACCCTCGCAACATGCCATGGGCACGGCCAAGCCGCAAGCTGAGGGCAGACCAGTGTAGGGAGCTGCCCGCAGCGCAGGTGCTACCAATTACTTCAGCAGGTCATGCAGCGCGCGCGCAATCACCTTGGTGGCGCGGCGCAGGTCTTCCAGATCGAGCCGCTCGTCGGCGCGCTTGGCGTGCGATTCGAGCACGGTGCGCGGCCCCGCGCCGTAGATCACGCCGGGAATGCCTTGCTCGGCGTACAGGCGCACGTCGGTGTAGAGCGGCGTGCCAATGGCCGGCGGCACCGCGCCAAACACTTCGCCCGCGTGCTTTTGCAGGGCATCGACCAGCGGCTGGTTGCCTGCCAGCGGCGTCATGGCGTTGGCCAGCAACAATCGGCGGATGTCCACGGCAATGCCTTGGCATTCCCCCGCTGCTTTGGCAATGCAGGCGCGAATGGCAGCCTCCACCTGGGCAACGTTCTCTTCCGGAATCATGCGTCGATCGAGCTTGAACGTGACCTTGCCGGGAACGACGTTGGTGTTGGTGCCGCCCTCAATGCGGCCCACATTCAGGTAAGGGTGGGTGATGCCCGGAACCTTGGAAAGCAGCTTGCGGTTCTCGGCGTTGAGGGCGTACAGGGCGTTCAGGATATGCACCGCGCCTTGCAGCGCATCGACGCCGGTGTCCGGCACCGCGGCGTGTGCCATCTTGCCGTGCACCGTCACTTCCAGCTGCAGGCAGCCGTTGTGCGCGGTCACCACTTCGTAGGAGAAACCGGCTGCCAGCAGCAGGTCGGGGCGGGTGAGGCCTTGTTTGAGCAGCCAGCCGGGGCCGAGCAGGCCGCCAAATTCCTCGTCGTAGGTGAAGTGCAGTTCGATGGCGCCTTGCGTGGGCTTGGCCACGGCTTCGAGCGCGCGCACCGCAAAGGTGAAGCTGGCGAAGTCGCCCTTGCTTACGGCCGTGGCGCGGCCGTACATCTTGCCGTCGACGATTTCTGCGCCGTAGGGGTCGTGCGTCCAGCCTTCGCCTGGCGGTACCACGTCGCCATGGGCATTCAGCGCCACCGTGCGCCCGCTGCCCGTCGGGCCGTAGGGGCGGCGCACGATCAGGTTGGTGATGCTCTCCATGCCATAGGCCTGCACTTCGGCCTGCGGCACCGGGTGGCGCTCGGCCTCGAAGCCCATGGGCGCCAGCAGCTCGGCCGTGCGTTCGGCGTGGGGTGCGTTGTTGCCGGGCGGCGTGTCGGTGGGCACGCGCACCAGCGCCTGCAGGAACGCTATTTCTTCGTCGAAATGCTGGTCAATCCAGGCGTCGAGCGCGCGGTAGTCGGTTGTTGTGGTCATGCGGATGCCTCGGCAAGTTGGTGCAGGACGTGGCTGAAGGCCTGCACGGCCAGCTCCATGTCGTCGTTGGTGGTTGATTCCAGCGGGTTGTGGCTGATGCCAGCGTTCTCGCCGCGCACGAACAGCATTGCCTGCGGCATGACTTCGTGCAGCTTCATTGCGTCGTGTCCGGCGCCGCTGGGGATGCGGTACACCGGCACGCCGAGCGATTCAACGGCGCGCTCCCAGCGCTGCTGCCAGACCGGTGCGCTGGGCGCAGCCGCGGCGCGCATGGATTCTTCAATGCGGTACTGCAGGCCGCGGCGCGCGGCAATGGCGGCGAGCTCGCCAAGCACGTCGGTGCCCAGCGCGTCGCGCTGCGCGTCGTTGGGGGCGCGCAGGTCGAGTGAGAACTGGCAGCGGCCCGGCACGACGTTGATCGAGCCATTGGGTACCTGCAGGACGCCCACGGTACCGACCGAATCGCCGTCCTGCGCGGCGCGCTGCTCCACGTACAGCAGCAGCTCGGCTGCGCCGGCTGCCGCGTCGCTGCGGCGATCCATGGGCGTGGTGCCGGCGTGGCAGGCCATGCCCATAAATTCGCCCACATAGCGCAGGCTGCCGTTGATGGAGGTGACGACGCCCAGCGGCAGGTCGAGTTCGTTCAGCACGGGGCCTTGCTCAATGTGAACCTCGACAAAGCCCAGGTAGCGCGCCGGGTCGCGCTGCAGTTTGGGAATGTCGGCGATGCACAAACCTGCGCCTTCCATGCAGGCGCGCATGGAGATGCCGTCCGCGTCCTGCTGCTCCAGCCAGGCGGGGTTGAAGTGGCCAATCAGCGCGCCCGAGCCCAGAAACGTTGCCTTATAGCGCTGGCCTTCTTCCTCGGCAAAGCCCACGACCTCGATGGCAAAGGGCAGGCGCTTGCCCGCGCGGTGCAGTTCGCGTACGCAGGCCATGGGGACGAAGATGCCCAGGCGCCCGTCGTATTTGCCGCCGTTGCGCACGGTGTCGTAGTGCGAGCCGGTGAGCAAGGCTTTGGCGCCGGGCGTGTCGCCGTGGTAGCGCCCCACCACGTTGCCGACGGCGTCCACCTCGACTTCGTCAAAGCCGCAGTCGCGCATCCAGTGGCTGATGCGCTGGGCGCAGGCGCGGTGCGCGTCGGTCAGGTAGGTGACGGTGAGCTGGCCCTGTTCGGCGTAGCCGGGGTCCGAGTGGCGGGCGAGCGATTCGTGCCAGTCCCACACATCGTTGCCCAGCTTCGGGTGGGCGTCGAACTTGTCGGCCAGGCGGATTTCGGCAATGCGGTGGATGTTGCGCAGCGCCTCGGCACGCTCGAAGTCGGGGTGGTTCTCCAGGCGCCGGGCGAAGGTCTCAATGATCTGGCTGCGGGTCAGGCCCGTGCCGCGCGGGCCGCGCACCGCGACGATAAAGGGAAAGCCAAAGCGCGCGTTGTAGTCCTGGTTGAGCTTTTGAATGCGCGCGAATTCGTCCGGCGAGCAGTCGGTGAGGCCTGCTGTGGATTGCTCGTGCGTGGACTCGGCCGTGAGCGCCTTGCTCACCATGGCCTTGCCGGCCAGTTCGGGGTGGGCGCGAATCAAGGCGAGCTGCGCTTCTGCCGGCGCATTGCGCACGGCGCTTGCCAGCGCGTGCTTGAGGTGCGCGAGCGAGCGAAACGGGCGCTCGGCCAGCGCGTGTGCGGCAATCCAGGGCGAGTGCTCGTAGACACCGTCCAGCAAGGCGAGCGCCTCTGCGGGGCTTGCGGCGTTGAGTTCTTGCAGGGTCAGGGCCATGTCGCTGTCCTATCAAAAAGTGAGCTACTAGCGCTTACCAGATAAGCGCTAGAGGCCAATTTGCTTCAAAATTTCGGTGCGGGATGGTGCTGCGCCCAGTGGCGCGCGATGTCGATGCGCCGGCACACCCACACGTCTGCGTGCTGCGCGACGTGGTCGAGAAAGCGCTGCAGCGCAGTGATGCGGCCTGGGCGCCCGAGCAATCGGCAGTGCATGCCGATGCTCATCA encodes:
- a CDS encoding NAD(P)H-dependent glycerol-3-phosphate dehydrogenase — encoded protein: MKIVVVGAGAWGTAVAISAAAHPLGHATTLWARSQAQQRAMQAARSNARYLPDAPFPDSLLLASGDAAELRNRTQASDLVVLAAPMAALRGLLQGLHGCRAPVAWLCKGFEASGPEAGSFGLLGHEIRAQVAPQLLAGALSGPSFAQEVAAGRPTALVAASEYAEVREALVHAFHGPSLRVYANDDIVGVEVGGAVKNVLAIATGLCDGLALGLNARAALITRGLAEMTRLGLALGARAETFMGLSGLGDLVLTSTGDLSRNRRVGLLLAQGKTLEEAVNSLGHVAEGVYCARTVVQRARQLGVEMPISEGVVALLDGSQTPAQVVAALMERDPAPEVV
- a CDS encoding NADP-dependent malic enzyme, whose product is MTEPLSNAEMTLRDAAREYHRNPTRGKISVTPTKTLSNQRDLALAYSPGVAYPCLDIQADPSQAFEFTSRGNLVGVITNGTAVLGLGNIGPLASKPVMEGKGCLFKKFAGVDVFDIELAENDPDKLVEIIAALEPTLGGINLEDIKAPECFYIEEKLRERMNIPVFHDDQHGTAIISSAALLNGLELVGKDIAAVKVAVSGAGAAALACVDVMVGLGVLRSNVFMVDSKGVIYEGRPGGYDASKARYAQTTEARTLADVVNGADVFLGCSAPGVLTAEMVKTMADKPIILALANPEPEIRPELAKAVRPDCIIATGRSDYPNQVNNVLCFPYIFRGALDCGATKITEAMKLACVREIADLAKAEMSDEVAAAYAGQELRFGPDYLIPTPFDARLILRIAPAVARAAQESGVATRPIEDLEAYRQNLTRFVYQTSMFMRPVFAIAKAQPQRVAYAEGEDERVLRAAQFAVDDGLARPILIGRPAVIEARIARAGLRIQPGRDVEVCNPEDDPRFRTYWESYHALMGRNGATPEAAKAAVRRSNTLIASLMVHLGDADAMLCGLVGKFDSHLQHIRDIFGVEPGAHCLATVNALMLDKHTLFIADTYINDEPDALQLSEIALMAAKVVHRFGLPPKVAFLSHSNYGSSSRPSARKMREARDLFAAAAPDIECDGELHGDAALSESIREHSLLDSTLHGSANILICPNLDAANILFNVLKTTGSHGTTIGPILLGAAGAAHVLTPSSTVRRVVNMTALAAAHALSRKG
- a CDS encoding nucleobase:cation symporter-2 family protein; translated protein: MQATVHPVDEHLPMGRLTALGLQHVLVMYAGAIAVPLIVGRALNLTPDQVAKLISADLFCCGLVTLIQSLGATQWFGIKLPVMMGVTFASVAPMVSMAQTTGGTAGAGLIFGSIIGAGVISILIAPAVSRMLRFFPPVVTGTIIAVIGISLMRVGINWIFGNPVGPTAPTVVNPDYVKWLSEVQATVGAPGSSLPPVPKGFAVIPTIPNPRYADLTGVGISALVLVSILMIARFAKGFLGNISVLLGIVIGAVAAAAMGLMHFDKVAKAPWFDLILPFEIATPVFDPILILTMTLIMIVVMIESTGMFLALGEMTDRKISQADLARGLRTDGLGTLIGGIFNTFPYTSFSQNVGLVAVTGVKSRFVCVAGGVILVFLGVLPKMGALVESLPTVVLGGAGLVMFGMVTATGIRILGGVDFRDNRANGMIVAVSIGVGMIPLVAPNFRQWMPHAIHPLIESGILLSSVTAVLLNVFFNGSQGDTSAAVNAARQADAH
- the ggt gene encoding gamma-glutamyltransferase → MKIRHTLLASSLALALLNLAACSSGSPAVAPQPAAPPAVQQTAAAKAAGAAYDFDMDVFHPVVAHHGMVATEQELASKIGLDILKAGGNAVDAAVGIGFALAVALPNAGNLGGGGFMMVYDAKTGKSVALDFREMAPSAATRDMYLGADGKVVNGKSLFTHYAVGVPGTVAGMEHALKTWGTMPLAKVVAPAAALAEQGYPVSETLAKVLLQTRKSMGQWPATQAIFWKNGEPLKAGDLLVQKDLAASMRLIGSEGAKAFYEGAIAQKIAFEMAPHKGALTLADLRNYKVVERVPTHGSYRGYEIVTMPPPSSGGPHLVQILNMLEPLPLAEWGSNSAQTIHYMAESMKLAYADRAEFLGDPDFVKIPLKGLTSKRYADSLRAGIDANHARLGKSIQPGKPQPYESDQTTHFSVVDQAGNAVAVTYTLNTNFGSGIVAAGTGILLNNEMDDFSAKPGVANAYGLVGGDANAVAAGKRPLSSMTPTLVLKDGKPVLVTGSPGGARIITTVLQTVVNTIDFGMNPAEAASTPRVHHQWTPDELRVEKGLSPDTLALLRQRGHNIAVKPSMGRTQTIALRAGVLYGYSDPRNPDGKTLGY
- a CDS encoding M20 family metallopeptidase, with the protein product MTTTTDYRALDAWIDQHFDEEIAFLQALVRVPTDTPPGNNAPHAERTAELLAPMGFEAERHPVPQAEVQAYGMESITNLIVRRPYGPTGSGRTVALNAHGDVVPPGEGWTHDPYGAEIVDGKMYGRATAVSKGDFASFTFAVRALEAVAKPTQGAIELHFTYDEEFGGLLGPGWLLKQGLTRPDLLLAAGFSYEVVTAHNGCLQLEVTVHGKMAHAAVPDTGVDALQGAVHILNALYALNAENRKLLSKVPGITHPYLNVGRIEGGTNTNVVPGKVTFKLDRRMIPEENVAQVEAAIRACIAKAAGECQGIAVDIRRLLLANAMTPLAGNQPLVDALQKHAGEVFGAVPPAIGTPLYTDVRLYAEQGIPGVIYGAGPRTVLESHAKRADERLDLEDLRRATKVIARALHDLLK
- the uraD gene encoding 2-oxo-4-hydroxy-4-carboxy-5-ureidoimidazoline decarboxylase is translated as MALTLQELNAASPAEALALLDGVYEHSPWIAAHALAERPFRSLAHLKHALASAVRNAPAEAQLALIRAHPELAGKAMVSKALTAESTHEQSTAGLTDCSPDEFARIQKLNQDYNARFGFPFIVAVRGPRGTGLTRSQIIETFARRLENHPDFERAEALRNIHRIAEIRLADKFDAHPKLGNDVWDWHESLARHSDPGYAEQGQLTVTYLTDAHRACAQRISHWMRDCGFDEVEVDAVGNVVGRYHGDTPGAKALLTGSHYDTVRNGGKYDGRLGIFVPMACVRELHRAGKRLPFAIEVVGFAEEEGQRYKATFLGSGALIGHFNPAWLEQQDADGISMRACMEGAGLCIADIPKLQRDPARYLGFVEVHIEQGPVLNELDLPLGVVTSINGSLRYVGEFMGMACHAGTTPMDRRSDAAAGAAELLLYVEQRAAQDGDSVGTVGVLQVPNGSINVVPGRCQFSLDLRAPNDAQRDALGTDVLGELAAIAARRGLQYRIEESMRAAAAPSAPVWQQRWERAVESLGVPVYRIPSGAGHDAMKLHEVMPQAMLFVRGENAGISHNPLESTTNDDMELAVQAFSHVLHQLAEASA